The Miscanthus floridulus cultivar M001 chromosome 17, ASM1932011v1, whole genome shotgun sequence genome has a window encoding:
- the LOC136518286 gene encoding sister chromatid cohesion 1 protein 1-like isoform X5 gives MFYSHQLLARKEPLGQIWMAATLHSKINRKRLDKLDIIKICEEILNPSVPMALRLSGILMGGVVIVYERKVKLLYTDVSRLLTEINEAWRIKPATDTTVLPKGKAQAKYEAVTLPEKIINMVVEQPMFFSETDGARFRGMRLEDLDEQYFNVNLDDDDFSHADHRHQAEAVNITLVDNFESGLAETDMFNRFERFDIADDETTVNITPDEHPQVPSTLVPSPPRQEDPPQQEEQYYAAPSPVHEEPQQGGPEEQEEQKMKQQPPKASKRKARRELPQVIMDNNQMMIPGNLYQTWLKDASSLVSKRRKVNSNFNFIRSTKISDLMDIPPAALISHDNSPSELYYPKPLMQLWKDCTEVKSTKASSGGQRSSSQEQQPKNSPPHEFPPQAGGEYEMETGGLPMDFTDGIEKLRANMSAEYDRAYDTLHSDHSVTPGSPAGLSRRSASSSGGSGRAFIPLDPEVQLPSGSGRSKRGRHSSARSLGNLDTVVEDFPLEQEVMDFKMRRLSDYVPTPDLLEETEPTQTPYERHSNPMDKVTETIMSHLKLHFDSPGAPQYESLSHLAHGMTKARAARLFYQTTVLATCDYIKVTQLKPYGDILISRGSKM, from the exons ATGTTCTACTCGCATCAGCTCCTCGCGCGGAAGGAGCCGCTCGGCCAGATATG GATGGCGGCAACGCTCCACTCGAAGATCAACCGCAAGCGGCTCGACAAGCTCGACATCATCAAAATCTG TGAGGAGATTTTGAACCCCTCGGTGCCCATGGCTCTGAGGCTCTCTGGAATCCTCATGG GTGGCGTGGTGATCGTGTACGAGAGGAAGGTGAAGCTTCTCTACA CTGATGTGTCTCGGCTTCTG ACTGAGATCAACGAGGCATGGCGGATCAAACCGGCCACAGACACCACCGTCCTCCCCAAGGGTAAAGCCCAAGCCAA GTATGAAGCAGTAACATTGCCAGAGAAAATTATCAATATGGTGGTGGAACAGCCCATGTTTTTCTCAGAGACTGACGGTGCCAGGTTCCGAGGAATG CGATTGGAAGATCTGGATGAACAGTACTTTAATGTCAATCTTGATGATGATGACTTCTCTCATGCTGATCATCGTCATCAAG CTGAAGCAGTGAATATAACCCTGGTCGATAATTTTGAGTCTGGGCTTGCAGAAACTGATATGTTCAATCGCTTTGAGAG ATTTGACATAGCAGATGATGAGACCACAGTCAATATCACTCCTGATGAGCACCCACAAGTTCCAAGTACGCTGGTTCCCTCACCACCTAGGCAGGAAGACCCTCCTCAGCAAGAAGAACAGTACTATGCTGCCCCCTCCCCTGTTCATGAAGAACCTCAACAAG GGGGACCAGAGGAGCAAGAGGAGCAGAAGATGAAG CAGCAACCACCTAAAGCATCAAAGCGGAAAGCACGTAGGGAACTCCCACAAGTAATTATGGACAATAACCAGATGATGATCCCGGGAAACTTATATCAGACATGGCTGAAGGATGCATCAAGCCTTGTCTCAAAAAGGCGTAAAGTTAACAGT AATTTTAATTTTATTCGATCAACCAAGATAAGTGATCTCATGGACATCCCCCCAGCTGCTCTAATATCTCATGACAACTCGCCCTCAGAATTATATTATCCTAAGCCACTTATGCAGCTCTGGAAGGACTGCACTGAAGTCAAGTCCACAAAAGCTTCTTCAG GAGGGCAGCGATCATCATCACAAGAACAACAGCCGAAAAACTCACCACCTCATGAATTTCCACCTCAG GCTGGGGGAGAGTATGAGATGGAAACAGGTGGTCTGCCGATGGACTTCACAGATGGCATTGAAAAACTCAGAGCAAACATGAGTGCAGAGTATGACAGAGCTTACGATACTCTGCACAGTGACCATAGTGTTACTCCTGGAAGTCCTG CAGGGTTAAGTCGCAGGTCTGCTTCAAGCTCTGGTGGCTCTGGACGGGCGTTTATACCATTGGATCCAGAAGTACAATTGCCATCAGGAAGTGGAAG GTCCAAGAGGGGGCGGCATTCATCTGCAAGAAGCTTGGGGAATCTTGATACTGTTGTGGAAGATTTTCCACTGGAGCAGGAAGTGATGGACTTCAAGATGAGAAGGCTTTCAGATTATGTGCCAACTCCTG ACCTACTGGAAGAAACTGAACCAACTCAAACCCCATATGAGAGGCACTCCAATCCAATGGACAAGGTCACGGAAACAATCATGTC GCACCTCAAACTTCATTTCGATAGCCCAGGTGCCCCGCAATATGAATCCTTAAGTCATCTAGCTCATGGGATGACCAAAGCCAGGGCAGCCCGACTATTCTATCAAACAACCG TTTTGGCAACCTGTGATTACATCAAGGTTACTCAGCTGAAACCGTACGGAGACATCTTGATCTCCAGAGGATCAAAGATGTGA
- the LOC136518286 gene encoding sister chromatid cohesion 1 protein 1-like isoform X7: MFYSHQLLARKEPLGQIWMAATLHSKINRKRLDKLDIIKICEEILNPSVPMALRLSGILMGGVVIVYERKVKLLYTDVSRLLTEINEAWRIKPATDTTVLPKGKAQAKYEAVTLPEKIINMVVEQPMFFSETDGARFRGMRLEDLDEQYFNVNLDDDDFSHADHRHQAEAVNITLVDNFESGLAETDMFNRFERFDIADDETTVNITPDEHPQVPSTLVPSPPRQEDPPQQEEQYYAAPSPVHEEPQQGGPEEQEEQKMKQPPKASKRKARRELPQVIMDNNQMMIPGNLYQTWLKDASSLVSKRRKVNSNFNFIRSTKISDLMDIPPAALISHDNSPSELYYPKPLMQLWKDCTEVKSTKASSGGQRSSSQEQQPKNSPPHEFPPQAGGEYEMETGGLPMDFTDGIEKLRANMSAEYDRAYDTLHSDHSVTPGSPGLSRRSASSSGGSGRAFIPLDPEVQLPSGSGRSKRGRHSSARSLGNLDTVVEDFPLEQEVMDFKMRRLSDYVPTPDLLEETEPTQTPYERHSNPMDKVTETIMSHLKLHFDSPGAPQYESLSHLAHGMTKARAARLFYQTTVLATCDYIKVTQLKPYGDILISRGSKM; this comes from the exons ATGTTCTACTCGCATCAGCTCCTCGCGCGGAAGGAGCCGCTCGGCCAGATATG GATGGCGGCAACGCTCCACTCGAAGATCAACCGCAAGCGGCTCGACAAGCTCGACATCATCAAAATCTG TGAGGAGATTTTGAACCCCTCGGTGCCCATGGCTCTGAGGCTCTCTGGAATCCTCATGG GTGGCGTGGTGATCGTGTACGAGAGGAAGGTGAAGCTTCTCTACA CTGATGTGTCTCGGCTTCTG ACTGAGATCAACGAGGCATGGCGGATCAAACCGGCCACAGACACCACCGTCCTCCCCAAGGGTAAAGCCCAAGCCAA GTATGAAGCAGTAACATTGCCAGAGAAAATTATCAATATGGTGGTGGAACAGCCCATGTTTTTCTCAGAGACTGACGGTGCCAGGTTCCGAGGAATG CGATTGGAAGATCTGGATGAACAGTACTTTAATGTCAATCTTGATGATGATGACTTCTCTCATGCTGATCATCGTCATCAAG CTGAAGCAGTGAATATAACCCTGGTCGATAATTTTGAGTCTGGGCTTGCAGAAACTGATATGTTCAATCGCTTTGAGAG ATTTGACATAGCAGATGATGAGACCACAGTCAATATCACTCCTGATGAGCACCCACAAGTTCCAAGTACGCTGGTTCCCTCACCACCTAGGCAGGAAGACCCTCCTCAGCAAGAAGAACAGTACTATGCTGCCCCCTCCCCTGTTCATGAAGAACCTCAACAAG GGGGACCAGAGGAGCAAGAGGAGCAGAAGATGAAG CAACCACCTAAAGCATCAAAGCGGAAAGCACGTAGGGAACTCCCACAAGTAATTATGGACAATAACCAGATGATGATCCCGGGAAACTTATATCAGACATGGCTGAAGGATGCATCAAGCCTTGTCTCAAAAAGGCGTAAAGTTAACAGT AATTTTAATTTTATTCGATCAACCAAGATAAGTGATCTCATGGACATCCCCCCAGCTGCTCTAATATCTCATGACAACTCGCCCTCAGAATTATATTATCCTAAGCCACTTATGCAGCTCTGGAAGGACTGCACTGAAGTCAAGTCCACAAAAGCTTCTTCAG GAGGGCAGCGATCATCATCACAAGAACAACAGCCGAAAAACTCACCACCTCATGAATTTCCACCTCAG GCTGGGGGAGAGTATGAGATGGAAACAGGTGGTCTGCCGATGGACTTCACAGATGGCATTGAAAAACTCAGAGCAAACATGAGTGCAGAGTATGACAGAGCTTACGATACTCTGCACAGTGACCATAGTGTTACTCCTGGAAGTCCTG GGTTAAGTCGCAGGTCTGCTTCAAGCTCTGGTGGCTCTGGACGGGCGTTTATACCATTGGATCCAGAAGTACAATTGCCATCAGGAAGTGGAAG GTCCAAGAGGGGGCGGCATTCATCTGCAAGAAGCTTGGGGAATCTTGATACTGTTGTGGAAGATTTTCCACTGGAGCAGGAAGTGATGGACTTCAAGATGAGAAGGCTTTCAGATTATGTGCCAACTCCTG ACCTACTGGAAGAAACTGAACCAACTCAAACCCCATATGAGAGGCACTCCAATCCAATGGACAAGGTCACGGAAACAATCATGTC GCACCTCAAACTTCATTTCGATAGCCCAGGTGCCCCGCAATATGAATCCTTAAGTCATCTAGCTCATGGGATGACCAAAGCCAGGGCAGCCCGACTATTCTATCAAACAACCG TTTTGGCAACCTGTGATTACATCAAGGTTACTCAGCTGAAACCGTACGGAGACATCTTGATCTCCAGAGGATCAAAGATGTGA